A part of Caldicellulosiruptor owensensis OL genomic DNA contains:
- the rsgA gene encoding ribosome small subunit-dependent GTPase A — MHINGVIGKLIAGFYYVYDHEGNIYECRARGVFRKDDIAPLVGDNVVIVEKSKGAYVIDKILPRKNQLVRPPIANVDIAIVVVASVSPEVSLIALDKLLVNVLKEKVKPVICVNKVDLDGGKTFEMIKSQYSVFDVIGVSAKTGEGISQLKDYIQGRISVFAGQSGVGKSSILNCLIPGANLKVGEISKKIERGRHTTRVVELLRVDEDTYIADTPGFSSIEIIGLLRNELKYYYPEFYDFEGCRFPGCNHIFEPDCMVKVAVTEKKINFERYERYKQIFMQLPAQKEYS, encoded by the coding sequence ATGCATATAAATGGAGTAATTGGAAAGTTAATAGCAGGGTTTTATTATGTATATGACCATGAAGGAAATATATATGAATGCAGAGCACGAGGGGTTTTTAGAAAGGATGATATAGCCCCGCTTGTGGGTGACAATGTTGTTATTGTAGAGAAAAGCAAGGGTGCGTATGTTATAGACAAGATTTTGCCACGAAAAAATCAGCTTGTTCGCCCGCCTATTGCAAATGTAGATATAGCAATTGTGGTAGTAGCTTCAGTGTCGCCTGAAGTATCTTTAATTGCCCTGGATAAACTTTTAGTAAATGTGTTAAAAGAAAAGGTAAAGCCTGTAATTTGTGTAAATAAAGTTGATTTAGACGGTGGGAAAACATTTGAGATGATAAAATCTCAATATAGTGTATTTGATGTGATAGGTGTGTCTGCAAAAACTGGAGAAGGAATTTCTCAGCTCAAAGATTATATCCAGGGAAGAATCTCAGTTTTTGCTGGGCAATCTGGTGTGGGAAAAAGTTCTATATTAAACTGTTTAATTCCGGGAGCGAATTTGAAAGTTGGCGAAATTTCTAAAAAGATTGAGAGAGGAAGACATACCACGAGGGTGGTAGAACTTTTACGTGTAGATGAAGATACCTATATTGCAGATACGCCAGGTTTTAGTTCGATTGAGATAATTGGGCTTTTAAGAAATGAGCTTAAATATTATTATCCGGAATTTTATGATTTTGAAGGGTGTAGATTCCCGGGGTGCAACCATATATTTGAACCGGATTGTATGGTGAAAGTTGCGGTAACTGAGAAAAAAATAAATTTTGAAAGGTATGAAAGATATAAACAAATATTTATGCAACTTCCTGCACAAAAAGAGTACAGTTAA
- the rpe gene encoding ribulose-phosphate 3-epimerase, whose translation MPIKIAPSILSSDFADLKSELKKLEVAGADLVHIDVMDGNFVDNITIGAPVVSSLRKNSKLFFDVHLMVIHPEKHIERFVQSGADNITVHAEATYHLDALISRIKSFGKKASVALNPATPIYMIENVLEIVDMVLIMTVNPGYGGQKLIPYTLKKIERLANFREKEGLTFEIEVDGGINEDTIVDCVKAGADVIVAGSYVFDSGDVSKAVEKLKSKVRGLR comes from the coding sequence TTGCCAATAAAGATTGCACCGTCCATTTTATCTTCTGATTTTGCAGACCTTAAAAGCGAACTTAAAAAACTCGAAGTGGCTGGAGCCGATTTGGTTCATATAGACGTCATGGATGGAAATTTTGTGGACAATATAACAATTGGTGCACCAGTTGTAAGTAGCCTACGGAAAAACTCCAAACTTTTTTTTGATGTACATCTAATGGTTATACATCCCGAAAAACATATTGAAAGATTTGTCCAAAGCGGGGCTGATAACATTACAGTCCATGCAGAGGCTACTTACCACTTAGATGCACTCATAAGCAGGATAAAAAGTTTTGGTAAAAAAGCAAGTGTTGCACTAAATCCCGCAACCCCTATATACATGATAGAAAATGTACTTGAAATTGTTGACATGGTGTTAATTATGACTGTAAATCCTGGCTACGGAGGACAAAAGTTGATACCATATACTTTAAAAAAGATTGAAAGATTAGCAAATTTTAGAGAAAAAGAAGGACTTACATTTGAGATTGAGGTTGATGGTGGTATTAATGAAGATACAATTGTTGATTGTGTAAAGGCAGGAGCAGATGTGATAGTTGCCGGTTCGTATGTATTTGATAGTGGTGATGTTTCAAAAGCTGTTGAAAAATTGAAAAGTAAAGTTCGAGGTTTAAGGTAA
- a CDS encoding ISLre2-like element ISCow1 family transposase has translation MFDNIITKIEELLNRFGEGIVEILRGEKDIAMYSMELKEKMDEIGKEMIKEACGLVDEIVRNEKKRKARYEVVRKDKRSIKTIFGDVEYIRTYYKNKEEGGYVYLADEILGIEKYQRIDKAVKAAIVEKVVEISYEKAAKEVLGEEKMTRQSVMNILRRIEAAQLDRIEHNKKGVAGSKKVVKELYIEADEDHISLQNGEGKIAKLAYINEGYKEEKGIVKRKELKGVHYFSSIKERPEDFWSKVSEYIEEHYETEKIEKIYLLGDGAAWIKEGLEWIVGAEFVLDRFHLMREVIKISGGDKNIFAGIVEALRDKDREKFEGLVAKAMEKAGEDKRALKRINESRRYIANHWDNIVLELDNRIIKGCSAEGHVSHVLADRMSSRPRGWSEQGAEVMVKLLSLKYNGVNLKEAYLKEICGKEEKEEKILKEIVRKNVKKIRKQIEETRNNVPILARGKVDLTFRVLKGLSTGDFLNAVVF, from the coding sequence ATGTTTGATAATATTATAACAAAAATAGAGGAACTTTTAAATAGATTTGGAGAAGGGATAGTGGAGATATTAAGAGGTGAGAAAGATATAGCGATGTATTCAATGGAATTGAAGGAGAAGATGGATGAGATAGGGAAGGAGATGATAAAAGAGGCATGCGGGCTTGTAGATGAGATTGTAAGGAATGAAAAGAAGAGGAAGGCAAGGTATGAGGTTGTAAGGAAAGATAAGAGGAGCATAAAGACAATATTTGGAGATGTGGAATATATAAGGACGTACTACAAGAATAAAGAAGAGGGAGGGTATGTGTATTTAGCAGATGAAATTTTGGGGATAGAGAAATACCAAAGAATAGACAAAGCAGTCAAAGCAGCAATAGTTGAGAAAGTAGTGGAAATATCATATGAAAAAGCAGCCAAAGAAGTATTAGGAGAAGAGAAAATGACAAGACAAAGTGTAATGAATATTTTGAGGAGGATAGAGGCAGCTCAGTTAGATAGAATCGAGCATAATAAAAAAGGAGTTGCAGGCAGTAAAAAAGTGGTAAAAGAACTTTATATAGAGGCAGATGAAGATCATATTTCGTTACAAAACGGAGAAGGGAAGATAGCGAAGCTTGCGTACATAAATGAGGGATATAAAGAAGAGAAAGGGATTGTCAAAAGAAAGGAATTAAAAGGGGTGCATTATTTTAGCAGTATTAAAGAGAGACCAGAAGATTTTTGGTCAAAAGTAAGTGAATATATAGAGGAGCACTATGAAACGGAGAAGATAGAGAAGATATATTTGTTAGGGGATGGAGCGGCATGGATAAAGGAAGGGCTTGAATGGATAGTGGGTGCAGAATTTGTATTAGACAGGTTTCATCTAATGAGAGAGGTAATCAAAATAAGCGGTGGAGATAAGAATATTTTTGCTGGGATAGTAGAAGCATTGAGGGATAAGGATAGAGAGAAGTTTGAGGGATTGGTAGCTAAAGCGATGGAAAAGGCTGGAGAGGACAAAAGAGCGTTGAAGAGGATAAATGAAAGTAGGAGATATATAGCCAATCATTGGGATAATATAGTATTAGAGTTAGATAATAGGATTATAAAAGGATGTAGTGCAGAAGGGCATGTAAGCCACGTATTAGCAGATAGGATGAGTTCAAGACCAAGAGGATGGAGCGAACAAGGAGCAGAAGTGATGGTAAAGTTATTGAGCTTGAAGTATAATGGTGTAAACTTGAAAGAAGCATATTTAAAAGAGATTTGTGGCAAGGAAGAGAAAGAAGAAAAAATATTGAAAGAAATTGTGAGAAAAAATGTTAAGAAGATAAGGAAACAGATTGAGGAGACGAGGAATAATGTGCCAATTTTAGCAAGAGGAAAAGTTGATTTGACGTTTAGAGTACTGAAAGGCCTAAGTACTGGAGATTTCTTAAATGCAGTCGTATTTTAA
- a CDS encoding ribosome maturation factor RimP — protein MSKITKKVEELVKPILERYGFDLVDIEFKKEGKSHFLRVYIDKPGGITIDDCQLVSEELSERLDIVDPIPFSYYLEVSSPGVDRPLVTDRDFIRNKGRLVEVFLSQPFLNRTKFTGELVEKNDKFLVLIMDKEKIDIPIEKVKKVKIAIRF, from the coding sequence ATGTCAAAAATCACAAAAAAAGTAGAAGAGTTAGTAAAACCTATTTTAGAAAGATATGGTTTCGATCTGGTAGATATAGAATTCAAAAAGGAAGGAAAAAGTCATTTTCTGAGAGTATATATAGATAAACCTGGTGGGATTACAATAGATGATTGTCAGCTTGTTAGCGAAGAACTTTCTGAAAGACTGGACATTGTTGATCCCATTCCATTTAGCTATTATTTAGAGGTCTCTTCACCAGGCGTTGATAGACCTCTTGTCACTGACAGGGATTTTATAAGGAACAAAGGAAGACTTGTTGAAGTGTTTTTAAGTCAGCCTTTTTTGAACCGCACAAAGTTTACAGGAGAGCTTGTGGAGAAGAATGACAAATTCCTGGTTTTGATTATGGATAAGGAGAAGATAGATATACCTATAGAAAAGGTCAAAAAAGTAAAAATTGCCATAAGATTTTAA
- the rnpM gene encoding RNase P modulator RnpM: protein MIDWGENVQEYIPHRKCVGCMSIKPKKELLRIVKTNEGIFIDPKQKMMGRGAYICKDLECLKLAIKKKGLERSLKINIPKSFYEELERFLKDGQ, encoded by the coding sequence ATGATTGATTGGGGTGAAAATGTGCAGGAGTATATTCCGCATAGAAAATGTGTCGGATGTATGAGCATAAAGCCAAAAAAAGAGCTTTTGCGAATAGTCAAAACAAATGAGGGAATTTTTATTGATCCAAAACAAAAAATGATGGGAAGAGGAGCATATATTTGCAAAGATTTAGAGTGTTTAAAACTTGCCATAAAGAAAAAGGGGTTAGAGAGATCGCTGAAGATTAATATTCCAAAAAGCTTCTATGAGGAACTTGAGAGATTTTTGAAAGATGGGCAATAA
- the infB gene encoding translation initiation factor IF-2, with protein sequence MTNKLRIYEFAKLLDMQNKDLMEVLNKLNIEHKNHMSALEENDINLVLEYILQEKDKQQAERRRISKEPQVQEKKQKLEDRKTKRFDEKPCRERKVEEKEQGKQQKPVKQPIAKVEGVKRETDEGGRKITNVVLQQEVEKKQISKPKYEVAKEQKIEKKFQDKVQAKQKQEKAPKHRKQAFAVEEEHHEMILDREELEKVDREVENTLLEEEYLQEKHIRRGRKEKLKKKSKEQKEVLKLQTKTPQEEKKEEVIKIPEKIVVGEFANLIGKPAAEIIKKLIMLGVMANINQEIDFDVASLIAEDYGFKVEKEIIKTEEEILLEDQEDPPESLVPRPPVVVVMGHVDHGKTSLLDAIRKTNVTEKEAGGITQHIGASVVEINGRKITFLDTPGHEAFTAMRARGAQVTDIAVLVVAADDGVMPQTIEAINHAKAANVTIIVAINKIDKPEANPERVKQQLSEYGLIPEEWGGDTVFVDVSAKKKIGIDHLLEMILLVADLMELKANPNRPARGRVIEAKLDKGRGPVATVLIQKGTLKVGDYIVVGNTWGRVRAMIDDKGQRIKEAGPSMPVEILGLEDVPVAGDELVCVKDEKTAKTVAQIRQEKLKEEKMQSTKISLDELFERIQKGQLKELRVIIKADVQGSVEALKSAVERLSNDKVTVKVIHAAVGAITESDVTLASASDAIIIGFNVRPEVGAISLAEKEKVDVRMYRIIYDVINDIEAAMKGLLEPVYKEVVIGHAEIRQIFKSSTVGTIAGCYVLDGKITRTANARIIRDGVVVYEGKLASLKRFKDDVREVAAGYECGMTFEKFNDIKEGDIVEAYEMQKVEN encoded by the coding sequence ATGACTAATAAGCTTAGAATATATGAATTTGCGAAGTTATTGGACATGCAAAATAAAGATTTGATGGAAGTACTTAACAAGTTGAATATTGAGCATAAGAATCATATGAGTGCTCTTGAAGAAAATGATATAAATCTTGTGCTGGAATATATTTTACAAGAAAAGGACAAACAGCAAGCAGAAAGAAGACGTATTTCAAAAGAACCTCAAGTGCAGGAGAAAAAGCAAAAACTGGAAGACCGAAAAACAAAAAGATTTGATGAAAAACCTTGTCGTGAAAGAAAGGTAGAAGAGAAAGAACAAGGAAAACAGCAAAAGCCAGTAAAGCAGCCAATTGCTAAGGTCGAGGGTGTAAAAAGAGAAACTGATGAAGGTGGTAGAAAAATTACAAATGTTGTTCTTCAGCAAGAAGTAGAGAAAAAACAAATTTCAAAACCAAAGTACGAGGTTGCAAAGGAGCAGAAAATAGAGAAGAAGTTTCAGGATAAGGTTCAAGCAAAACAAAAACAAGAAAAAGCTCCAAAACACAGAAAACAAGCTTTTGCTGTTGAGGAAGAACATCATGAAATGATATTGGACAGAGAAGAGCTTGAAAAAGTTGACAGAGAAGTGGAAAATACACTTTTAGAAGAGGAATATTTGCAAGAAAAGCATATCAGGCGCGGTAGAAAAGAAAAATTAAAGAAGAAGTCAAAAGAGCAAAAAGAGGTTTTGAAACTACAGACAAAGACTCCTCAAGAAGAGAAAAAAGAAGAAGTAATAAAGATTCCAGAGAAGATTGTGGTTGGAGAGTTTGCAAACTTGATAGGAAAACCTGCGGCAGAGATTATCAAAAAGCTCATAATGCTTGGTGTGATGGCAAATATAAACCAGGAGATAGACTTTGATGTTGCATCTTTAATTGCAGAAGATTATGGATTTAAAGTGGAAAAGGAGATTATAAAAACTGAAGAAGAGATTCTTTTGGAAGACCAGGAAGATCCACCAGAAAGCCTTGTGCCACGACCACCTGTTGTTGTTGTGATGGGACACGTTGACCATGGAAAGACATCTTTACTTGATGCTATAAGAAAAACTAACGTAACTGAAAAAGAAGCGGGTGGAATTACACAGCATATAGGTGCATCTGTTGTTGAGATAAATGGTAGAAAGATAACATTTTTAGACACGCCTGGACATGAAGCATTTACTGCGATGAGGGCAAGAGGTGCTCAGGTTACTGATATAGCAGTACTTGTTGTTGCAGCTGATGATGGTGTTATGCCACAGACAATAGAAGCTATCAATCACGCAAAAGCAGCAAATGTTACTATCATAGTTGCGATAAACAAAATTGATAAACCAGAGGCAAATCCCGAAAGGGTAAAGCAGCAGCTATCAGAATATGGACTTATTCCAGAGGAGTGGGGTGGAGATACAGTTTTTGTAGATGTTTCTGCAAAGAAAAAAATAGGTATTGACCATCTGCTTGAAATGATTTTGCTTGTTGCAGACCTCATGGAGCTCAAAGCAAATCCAAACAGACCTGCCCGCGGCAGGGTAATTGAAGCAAAACTTGATAAGGGAAGAGGACCTGTTGCAACAGTTTTGATTCAAAAAGGAACACTAAAAGTAGGGGATTATATTGTTGTTGGAAACACATGGGGCAGAGTTAGAGCAATGATTGATGACAAGGGTCAGAGAATAAAGGAAGCAGGACCTTCCATGCCTGTTGAAATTTTAGGGCTTGAAGATGTGCCTGTTGCAGGTGACGAGCTTGTATGTGTGAAAGATGAAAAGACAGCAAAAACAGTTGCCCAGATTAGACAGGAAAAGCTCAAGGAAGAGAAGATGCAAAGTACAAAGATATCTCTTGATGAGCTTTTTGAAAGAATTCAAAAAGGTCAGTTGAAAGAACTAAGGGTTATAATAAAAGCTGATGTTCAAGGGTCGGTGGAAGCGTTAAAATCTGCTGTTGAAAGACTTTCAAACGACAAGGTCACTGTCAAGGTCATACATGCTGCAGTTGGTGCAATTACCGAATCTGATGTCACTTTGGCTTCTGCTTCAGATGCTATTATAATAGGATTTAATGTCAGACCAGAGGTTGGTGCAATTTCACTTGCTGAAAAAGAAAAGGTTGATGTGAGGATGTACAGAATAATCTACGATGTGATTAATGATATAGAAGCTGCTATGAAGGGATTACTTGAGCCTGTTTATAAAGAAGTAGTGATAGGACATGCAGAAATCAGACAGATATTTAAATCATCTACAGTTGGTACAATTGCAGGATGTTATGTTTTGGATGGCAAAATAACAAGGACAGCAAATGCACGAATTATTCGTGACGGTGTTGTTGTATATGAAGGAAAACTTGCATCGCTCAAGCGTTTTAAAGACGATGTCAGAGAAGTTGCAGCTGGGTATGAGTGTGGTATGACCTTTGAAAAGTTTAACGATATAAAAGAAGGAGATATTGTGGAAGCATATGAGATGCAGAAAGTGGAAAACTAA
- the rbfA gene encoding 30S ribosome-binding factor RbfA, which translates to MQFERSDRVSEEIKKELSDIIQHELKDPRLCAELISIVKVNMSKDLRHAKVYVSIFDKDKEKVESTMKALENAKPYIRREISRRISLRFTPEITFELDDSIEYGARISQILNQLNISKEDENIDESEGEEEN; encoded by the coding sequence CTGCAGTTTGAAAGATCAGATAGAGTGTCTGAGGAGATAAAAAAGGAATTGAGTGATATAATCCAGCATGAGCTCAAAGATCCTCGCCTTTGTGCAGAGCTTATAAGCATTGTAAAGGTGAATATGAGTAAGGATTTGAGACATGCAAAGGTTTATGTTAGCATATTTGACAAAGACAAAGAAAAGGTTGAAAGTACAATGAAAGCGTTGGAAAATGCAAAACCTTATATACGAAGAGAAATATCAAGAAGAATAAGCTTGAGATTTACTCCAGAGATAACATTTGAACTGGACGACTCGATTGAGTATGGAGCACGAATTTCTCAGATTTTGAATCAGCTGAATATTTCAAAAGAAGATGAAAATATTGATGAAAGTGAAGGTGAAGAAGAAAATTGA
- a CDS encoding DHH family phosphoesterase, with protein MIENKIIQQLLESGSIAIISHENPDGDCIGSMLALYLALKRKGKNARMFLKNNVPKNLRFLPAAEKIEVVDRIDEKFDVVVLLDTGELERTGIENIENCYSKLINIDHHITSEGIGDLFYINSSSAATGEIIYQIVKLMGIDNDKDIATCLYTSIFTDTGGFRYSNTTSITHQIAGDLINAGIDFVYIVNKVFDEMSLSKFNLLRDVLQTLELFEGNKIAFLSVTREMLKKNSASRDETENLINFARNIEDVEVAAIFIEEEDKIKVSLRSKYYIDCAQVAKEFGGGGHLRAAGFASRNVSLDTVKENLLKRLKRDLR; from the coding sequence TTGATAGAAAACAAGATTATTCAGCAGCTTTTGGAATCAGGTTCGATTGCTATTATCTCGCACGAGAATCCTGATGGGGATTGCATCGGTTCTATGCTTGCGCTTTATCTTGCACTTAAGAGAAAAGGTAAAAATGCAAGAATGTTCTTGAAAAATAATGTTCCAAAGAATTTGAGGTTTTTGCCTGCAGCAGAAAAAATAGAGGTGGTAGACAGAATTGACGAAAAATTTGATGTTGTTGTTCTTCTTGATACAGGCGAACTTGAGAGGACAGGGATTGAAAACATTGAAAATTGTTATTCAAAGCTAATAAACATAGACCATCATATTACAAGCGAAGGAATAGGCGATTTGTTTTATATAAATTCTTCCTCTGCTGCAACAGGTGAGATTATATACCAGATTGTTAAACTGATGGGTATTGACAATGACAAGGACATAGCAACCTGTCTTTACACAAGTATTTTTACTGATACAGGTGGTTTTAGATATTCAAATACTACTTCAATAACCCATCAAATTGCAGGTGATTTGATAAATGCTGGAATTGATTTTGTATATATTGTCAACAAGGTGTTTGATGAAATGAGCCTTTCAAAGTTCAATCTTTTGAGAGATGTTTTACAGACGTTAGAGCTTTTTGAGGGAAACAAGATTGCCTTTTTGAGTGTAACAAGAGAGATGCTAAAGAAAAATAGTGCATCACGAGATGAGACAGAAAATCTCATAAATTTTGCAAGGAACATCGAAGATGTTGAAGTAGCTGCAATATTTATTGAAGAAGAAGACAAAATAAAGGTAAGCCTGAGGTCAAAATACTATATTGATTGTGCTCAGGTTGCCAAAGAATTTGGCGGAGGTGGGCATCTGAGGGCAGCTGGTTTTGCAAGTAGAAATGTTTCTTTAGATACTGTAAAGGAAAATCTACTAAAAAGATTAAAAAGGGATCTGAGATGA
- the truB gene encoding tRNA pseudouridine(55) synthase TruB produces the protein MNGVLLVDKPVGITSHDVVEFVRKEFNVKAGHTGTLDPFATGLLVILIGEATKLSSFFTSQEKTYIATMQFGIRTDTLDITGKIKEKNMIIVEEKEIEECFKILKGEIELNVPIFSAKKLNGRKLYEYARKGINIEIPKMKSIIYSIEIINFSYPYLEFKVQCSHGTYIRSLAEKIAENLSTVGLLSELRRTRSGFFDLKDAVTLSNIRAESIIPVCRLFKNEIKVGRKTYKKILNGNPLVNQDIEDIIDIDTEFADFYKICVDESVFIYKREKDVFKYILKVETTDECL, from the coding sequence ATGAATGGAGTTTTGCTTGTTGACAAGCCAGTAGGAATTACCTCGCATGATGTTGTTGAATTTGTCAGAAAAGAGTTCAACGTGAAAGCTGGGCATACAGGAACGCTCGACCCGTTTGCAACAGGACTTTTGGTCATTTTGATTGGGGAGGCTACAAAGCTTTCTTCTTTCTTTACAAGCCAGGAGAAAACATATATAGCAACAATGCAGTTTGGCATAAGGACCGACACGCTTGATATAACTGGTAAAATAAAAGAGAAGAATATGATAATTGTTGAAGAAAAAGAGATAGAGGAATGCTTTAAAATTTTAAAAGGAGAAATCGAACTTAATGTTCCAATTTTTTCTGCAAAGAAACTCAATGGCAGAAAACTCTACGAGTATGCACGGAAAGGAATAAATATTGAAATTCCAAAGATGAAGAGTATCATATATAGTATAGAGATAATCAACTTTTCCTATCCGTATCTTGAATTTAAAGTTCAGTGCAGCCATGGAACGTATATAAGAAGTTTGGCGGAAAAAATCGCAGAAAATCTTTCTACTGTGGGTCTGCTTTCTGAACTAAGAAGGACAAGAAGCGGTTTTTTTGATTTGAAAGATGCAGTTACTTTGAGCAATATCAGGGCAGAAAGCATAATTCCTGTATGTAGACTATTTAAAAATGAGATAAAAGTAGGCAGAAAAACATATAAGAAGATTTTAAATGGGAATCCACTCGTAAACCAGGACATAGAAGATATTATAGATATAGACACTGAATTTGCAGACTTTTATAAAATTTGTGTTGATGAGTCTGTCTTTATCTACAAAAGAGAAAAGGATGTATTCAAATATATTTTAAAGGTGGAAACTACAGATGAATGTTTATGA
- a CDS encoding bifunctional riboflavin kinase/FAD synthetase, with protein sequence MNVYEMVAKRVDTPAVALGFFDGFHIGHKKLFEVLDANARGRKKVVFTFKNHPDNLLGFDTKHILTNEERLEFFRNYGIDDVYFIEFNKKIMQMDKDRFIEEILIDKLNVSVVVVGYDFTFGYMAEGDSKYLCEKLHQFGRKCIVIDPVMYQEHVVSSTLIRRLILEGNIKLANCMLGFNFFINGTVKRGNRLGKKMGFPTINIKFDKEKVVPKKGVYITNTIIDDKRYLSITNVGTNPTVSASENIKIETHVLGVDKDMYGKRVKIEFIDFVREEKKFSNIDELKNQITQDVEYVKALFCQASI encoded by the coding sequence ATGAATGTTTATGAAATGGTGGCGAAAAGGGTAGATACCCCGGCTGTTGCGCTTGGATTTTTTGACGGCTTTCATATAGGTCATAAAAAGCTGTTTGAGGTTTTAGATGCAAATGCCAGGGGTAGAAAAAAAGTTGTTTTTACTTTTAAAAATCATCCTGATAACCTTCTTGGTTTTGATACGAAGCATATACTTACAAACGAGGAAAGATTGGAATTTTTCAGAAATTATGGCATAGATGATGTGTATTTTATAGAATTTAATAAAAAGATAATGCAGATGGATAAAGATAGGTTTATTGAGGAAATTCTAATTGATAAGTTAAATGTATCAGTGGTAGTTGTAGGGTATGACTTTACGTTCGGATACATGGCAGAGGGTGATAGCAAGTATCTGTGTGAAAAACTTCACCAGTTTGGTCGAAAGTGTATAGTGATTGACCCGGTGATGTACCAAGAACACGTTGTAAGCAGCACGCTTATCCGAAGGTTAATACTTGAGGGGAACATAAAACTTGCAAATTGCATGCTTGGCTTTAACTTTTTTATTAATGGTACTGTTAAAAGAGGTAACAGGTTGGGGAAAAAGATGGGATTTCCAACCATTAACATAAAATTTGATAAAGAAAAGGTAGTACCAAAGAAAGGTGTATATATTACAAATACAATTATTGATGATAAGAGGTATCTTTCCATAACTAATGTGGGGACAAATCCCACTGTTTCAGCATCAGAGAATATAAAGATAGAGACCCACGTATTGGGTGTTGATAAGGACATGTATGGCAAGCGAGTTAAAATAGAATTTATCGATTTTGTGCGTGAAGAGAAAAAATTTTCAAATATAGATGAACTTAAAAACCAAATAACGCAAGATGTTGAATATGTAAAAGCTTTATTTTGCCAAGCAAGTATATAG
- the rpsO gene encoding 30S ribosomal protein S15: MLTKQQKEEIIKKYQLHESDTGSPEVQIALLTERINRLNEHLQIHKKDFHSRRGLLKMVGQRRKLLNYLKEYDINRYRALIEKLGLRK, translated from the coding sequence ATGCTCACAAAACAGCAGAAAGAAGAAATCATCAAAAAGTATCAGCTTCATGAATCTGATACGGGTTCGCCAGAGGTCCAGATTGCACTTTTAACTGAAAGAATTAACAGGCTCAACGAACATCTTCAGATTCACAAAAAGGATTTCCATTCAAGAAGAGGTCTTTTAAAGATGGTAGGTCAGAGAAGGAAACTTCTTAATTACCTTAAGGAGTATGACATCAACAGATATCGTGCGCTTATAGAAAAATTAGGACTGAGAAAATAA